The genomic segment caaaaaaaaaaagaggaggcTAAATTGGTTGAGAACTTGAGATCAACACTTTAGTTTATTTGGTTGGTCCACAGAGTTGGTCGATTTATTTGTCGTTTTCTCGATAGTTAAACATGCATTCATGTGAACGTCGATAATGGCGATATGCATCCATTTTTCGCCAATAAATGAAAGACtaagaaactaattaaattagttGTGACTTAACAGCAATTTAGTTTAATGGTTGGTCCAAAgttctattattttaaaaaaaaaaattatattccaGGGTTGAGATTCGAActatataattcaaaattatttgAGGTGATGCATGGAAGTTGTTGGGAACTTTTGATTAATCGTCGATGCAAAAGACATGGACCTACACGTGCCGATAAATATATACCAAGCGGCCAAGTCTTCAAACTCTTTAAACTCTTTAAACCAggtcaaaaaaatttcataggGTCGACATGGCTTGCCAAAAGACTCTATTTGAGAAGCAAATTCTTGACCTGTACGACCAAATATCTAAACTCAAGAGCCTTAAACCTTCCGAAAATGTAGACACCTTGTTCGGACAGCTCATGTCCACGTGCTTACCGACGGAGACAAACATCGACGTCAAGAAGATGTGCCCAAAAGTCCAAGCCATCAGAACCAATCTCGTCAAGCTACGTAGTGAAGTCGAAGGATATTCGGAGCAACACTTCTCCACGATCTTAGGATCTCTCGAAGACAACCCACTTCACCATTTAGATCTATATCCTTACTACACAAACTACCTCAAACTTAGTAAGGTCGAGTTCGATCTCCTCACGCAACACACGAGCCATGTCCCGACGAAGATCGCTTTCATCGGTTCCGGTTCGATGCCCTTAACATCCATCGTCTTGGCTAAGTTTCACCTCCCAAACACGACATTTCACAACATCGAAATCGACCCTCAAGCCAATTCCCTTGCTTCCTGCCTTGTCTCACGCGATCCCGACCTCTCCAATCGCATGATCTTTCACACAACGGATATACTCGACGCCACGGAGATTCTACGTGATTTCGATGTCGTTTTCTTGGCATCTCTTGTTGGGGTGGACAAAGAAGCCAAAGTCAAAGTCATTGAACACTTGGAGAATCACATGGCTCCTCAATCTCTTCTCATCCTTAGGAGTGCACGAGGCCTTAGATCTTTCCTATACGTAGACGTTGATCCTTGCGATCTAAAAGGTTTCGAGGTCTTGGCGATTTATCACCCGTCTATGTCTGATGGCTTTGTGAACTCCGTGATGGTCGCACGCAAACTCAATGATTGATTAAGTGGTGTATCGGAAGTCAATCATTAAATTCGTAATAGACAAGGCAGATAAGTGGTCAATATTGGAGCCATTACTTGTGGAACAAGGGATATTTCCCTCATGACTCATGAGGCTCACACTTCCTAGTTCAAAATTATCATATAGTTCTGTCTTTTGTTATTGTGTATGTGTTGGACCAAATCTGTATTAGTTTCTGtgtttctctgtctctctctgcTTATTGTGATTATAATGTATTGATGTCTCTGTATCATACTCGGTTTGAACGTTTCCAAATAGCAATTAACTAGCCCAATCGGTACAATTACAAAACCACCAGATTTAAGTAGAGATAAAGCTCTATATAGCAATGTTGTTAAACTTTAACCCTACTATCATGTGGCATATTACAAATAATACtattgaataaatatatatttaagaaccaaaaaatatatattacacaaaaaaaaaaatccaactaaAAAAGATATCACCAAGATATActcagattttttaaatatgtgagCCCACAGATTAATACAGTTATTTTTTAgtgtttattatttgttttctttttatttttcaagtcaaaatttttttgaaatcagaaatttttttttggtttttcaacaAGTACTGATCCGGGGATTGATAAccgtaaatattttgtaaatatttttcaagaatattttagaacaaaaataaatcttataaaccgatttttttattttataacccaatattttgaaaattatttaatgaaattatttaaacagattctatttattgtttctgaAATCTTAGTAAACAATAATAAAGTATTTCgaacaattataaaacttaattttatttataaaaccaagattaaatatatgcatccctaaatcatttaataatgatatatatattttaaaactaagatacaaaattgattatatttttaaaatattaaatattatataatttatcaaaaatatttgttgcACTGCACATTGACGCagtgacattttattaaaatcta from the Camelina sativa cultivar DH55 chromosome 12, Cs, whole genome shotgun sequence genome contains:
- the LOC104730756 gene encoding nicotianamine synthase 1-like is translated as MACQKTLFEKQILDLYDQISKLKSLKPSENVDTLFGQLMSTCLPTETNIDVKKMCPKVQAIRTNLVKLRSEVEGYSEQHFSTILGSLEDNPLHHLDLYPYYTNYLKLSKVEFDLLTQHTSHVPTKIAFIGSGSMPLTSIVLAKFHLPNTTFHNIEIDPQANSLASCLVSRDPDLSNRMIFHTTDILDATEILRDFDVVFLASLVGVDKEAKVKVIEHLENHMAPQSLLILRSARGLRSFLYVDVDPCDLKGFEVLAIYHPSMSDGFVNSVMVARKLND